One Megalobrama amblycephala isolate DHTTF-2021 linkage group LG15, ASM1881202v1, whole genome shotgun sequence genomic window, GTTCAGGAGTTTTTGCTTTATAGTCTATCATTAGATAGCCGAAAGGTTGACTCGTAGCATCTTGATAACACTCCATGAAGTATTTGGCGTTTCCGGGGTACATCTGCCGTCCTAGCACAGCCACTTGATTGGCATCCCGCGGGTTTTTAAACAGAATTAAGTAATTTGTGTTTAAGCTAATGGTCCTGCTGGATTTACCTTGGACAAATAAGTTTTGAGTGATGTATATAACGCTGAGATTGCGGTGGTGCACAAATTGCGTAAAGGCCTTTTCGACAGACTTGTTCCCGCAGGCCACTCCCATCAAATCATCCAAAATGAGTAGGTTGGTTTTACTGACAGGTAGTAAATCATCATCATCCAGACACGGGGGAATTCCTTCCACAAATTTAATGTCATACAATTTAAGTAATTCATCGTACAATGGTTGCCAGCAAtcatacaaaaaaacaatgttttcaatttttttagaaatcaaATTCATGCCATTTTCCAAcagtttttttacaaaataactcTTCCCTGAATTTGAAGGTCCACTTATCACACAACTGAATGGGAACTGAAGTCTGAAATCAAAATCAGAAACATCCCGGGACCCTCTGTGCATCGTAGGTTCAGTAGCCATAAGGAAGGGTGGTGAAGTCGGACAGAAGTCTGCGCTTATTATACACCACCTTAAACCTTTTAACGACTGACTTGTTATGCAAAGTGAGCGTCTTTTTATTCCTCACAATGTTTTCAGTGTGAGCCAGGATGTATTGCGTATCATCAGACAAAGTCACATAACCGTCAACCAGACCGATAAGGCTATCCAGACAGATGGCTTGGGAATTTTTAGCGTTCAACGTTATACCCTTAGCTTTCATGCACACTTTACCTTTGGCCGTGCGATAACCGTAAGATTTTGGGCCGCTGGAGCAAAACTCTGTGATATAATCACCGTCATCTATCTCATTTGTCAGCTCCCCCAAATAATCACCCAGAGGTGGCTCCCAGTCACCGTCCCTAGACACAAAAATGACGCTGTCTGTGTCGGAGTACAAGAGACGGTCGCCTAGTTTGTCCATGAGTTGGTACAATTCCAACCGAGCGTGCGCGGTTGTAAACGCACCTACAAATACATTAATGTCACGAGTCTCAACAACGTCTCCCTTTTTAGGACGATGTTGGACAAGCGCTACGTCGTCCGAGACAAAAGTGAAATATGTCATGGTCTCGGTTTCGCCAAAAACTATTCTGGTGAAAAGTTCGGGATCGTTCACGAGCGTGGTTTGAGGTAGCCCCTCCCTCATCGAGAACCTCCCCCAAAGGCTGTTTAACAGTAATTTGTTGATGGACCTCTGTGCGGGGTTATGATTGATATGTTCAGGATCAAGTTGTATCCCCTCTTTTTCAAAATAACTCTGAATGTAAGTCTCTTTGTCACTGTCTGTGACAACGTTTGACGGGTACCCCGATGCTTGTTGTTTCAACCGCAAAAACGTCTTTACGTATTCGCTAAACAATGTGTCTGATTGTTGCGGAAAGTGCCATACCTCGTCTATTTTCGCGACGACGTACCCCTTCTCGATGGCTTTTAAAAGTTCGATACTGACCCAACACCCCTCGAGCGCCCTCTCCTCGTCGTTGTGGTCGCAGTTTGTTGTTTGGTTTTGATCGCAAGCGCATGTGCGACATAACGGGAACATCAGTTTACCGTTGCATCTGTAAGGGagaacaggatgcaataatttGCGCGGAGGGTAGACGGTAGCTTTTATTAAACCGTAATAATTTTCGATAGGTTCAAAATCTTTGAAAATGATTTGAGGATGACCGATCGGATAGCTTTTTCTAGCCTGACAAAACGGGTATAAACTGGTAAAATCCAAGTAACTTATTTTCTCAGTTTCGCGCGTTTTGTGGTAGAGTTTATATGCGTTCGTACGTCCGCCGAACAACGCCTCTCGCGGCTTCAACCTCTCTGGGGCGGAATAAGTGCTCATAAATTCCATCACAGCAGGGTCAGTCTTTTTCATCTTGTCCCATTCGCATTCCCAGATCACTTCCATCTGTAAACCGTATGCGTTCTGCAGAATTTCAACCTTGTCGTCAAACCTGTCTCCTGAGAACCCCATAGGTTACACCCGACAGGGGGTGTCTCTGATGAGGTTCAAAGCGACACGAATGTCCATGGTAAAAACATCCGTTGTATTCCAACCCATGCCTAGTCCCATTTTGCTCAAAGTAGCCGTCTAAAAAATAACGACCGACCGACACTTCGCCGTGGTTTAAAGCGTGATGAATGTCGACGTTTCGAGTCTTTTTTACAAACTCTAACCATTCGATCGATGCGCTCGAGTACGTCTTACTCTGTTGAACGTATGCATTGTTATGCGTCAGAGCCAGCGTATCTTTTTCGAGATAGTGTGTTTTGAAGACTCCCATACTACAGCTTGCTAACGTCGTGAATCCGAATGGATCGAGCTTGGTGCACTCTATGAATGCCTCGCGGTATTTCATACACCCTTCGCGCAGCAAAACGACGTCATTCACGCCGTAATCGTACAACTCGTTCTTAAAGTTAAACACTTTATCAGTAGTTGTGCCGTACCACGCGTCAAACTTTGCCTGATCCTTATCGGACATGTTATCGTAGTTGTAGTACTTCTTGTCAGGGTAGGGGCCGACATAACTCTCATTTTCGACTCTGTtgaaaagatgtgggaagtagCCTTTTTCTACGGTGCTCAGGTTTAACGCAGAAGGCATCTTTGAGAGGGCCATTGGGATAAATGCATAGCTGTCAATATACCGCTGGTCAAAAGCGTCATCATACATGAAGATTAATTTACATCCCTGCATTATGACGTCGAGCTTAAGACCCGCTTTGCAAAAATACTCCAGAATTAGAAAGGAGTCGAATCTAGACGCGTAATGGGCAATGAAACAGTACCCTTTATATCTGGGTTGCCTGAATCGGGTGATTAGCTTCGCGATGCAGTCGACGCCTTCGGCTACAAATCTCTTTCCGTTAAAAGTGATTGCGCAAACAAAATTGGCGACGTGTTTCCCATTTTCATAACGAGTTTCGAAATCGTAGAAAATGTAATTTGTGGAGGGTTGCTTGGGTGTAAGAGGCTGTATGAAACAGTTATGTACACCGAGAGGTTGAAGAACTTCGTGACAATGTACACATCGATGAGGGGCGCATTCGTGCGGTTTTCTAGCAACAGTGTATCGCCTGTTGCATAGTTtgcaatattttataacatCGCACGGAGGATTACCTCCATCTGGGGTAGGTTTTTTATGCATTTCGTAGCAGTAAGCGGAGTTACAGAAACGCAGGCAATCGGGACAGTGCACCGGTTTTTTAGGGAATCTGTGACATTCGGGGTCATGACACACGTTACATACGTAGTTACAATGATGATCTCTGCGATTTGTGTAACCTTTATAACAAAATTCACACACGTAATCAGCGCCTATGAATGCCGTCAAATTCAGTATCATGTAGTAATGAGCGTCATGCAGATAGAGGCATACTGTTTTAGGATGAGGTTCATCCTGATTTTTGAATGTTTCTATCGTACCGGCGGTCGGTCTGTAAAAAACGACGATTTTGATACCTAACAGGGTTTCGAACGACGCTATGTTGTCCAGTCCAATTTTATTGTGGATGGAGAACCCCGCATTGTTGTGGATAATGGTCGCCATTCTTTCTAGTTCGCTCTCGGGTAACTGGGGGTTGAGAAAATGAGCGAGACAGATGGAGAAACATAGATTATTCGAGATGTTTAACGGGCAGAATAACGACATTTTTTTACGCTTAATCACCTCGTGACAAGCCAAATCGGTGAGTTTGCGACGTACCCGACCACCGCCTTGTCTGTTAATGGCTATGTTCGCATCAATCTCGACCGAGTCATCCGTCAATATCTGGTCGTCACTCTGTAAAACTTTTTCAAATTGATCCAGAAACATACCGACGTCATAATTACTCCCTGATGTTAAAACAGTATTAATGGGAGTTCTCAAAGAAGGAGCGGACATGGATAAATTGATAACACACCCGTCTCCACCAATATCTTCGCGCAAACGTCACTATATCGCTGAAGGTATTGTGTAAAAAATTATGATATGAGGCCAAATCATTAGAGTTGATTTCTCTCAGATTCATCGTCCTACGCAATTGTACGCTGTTGAAGCGTGGTCTTGGTAAAACATGATATCCGTTTACGGAACCACCGTGTCTAATCAGTGCGTCAATGTCGGGACGTTGTGTCTGAGGTCTATCGGTAATACTACTGGACGGGAGTTCAACAGCCTGATTACCTGTTGGGCGAGCTGAGTTGTCAGACGTTGGCTGATCAGAATTTTCGGTACCGGTAGGGGTAGCATCACCGATAGATGATGGAGGGATATTGCCGCCGCTATCTGTGGAGAGTGTAGGATCATTACATTTTGAGCCATTATTTAGACCAGCACCATCTTGTACGTTGGGTATGGAGTTGTCATTTAATAAACTCTGTAATCGATCACACAGGTCAACGGTGTGTGATTGTGCTACAAACATTTCTAAATCATCCAAATTATAAGAACGTTGTAACGAAACATcatttaaagacatttctaCAGATTCTGGATACATATTTAACATCTGTCGTAATCTATCACACCTTTGGTCAGAGTTATCAGTATGCAAGTCAAGCTCACGCTGTAACAGCTCTGTGAGAGAATGGTCTGGTTGACAGGAATGCATTTTGTctccacaaaaacatttctcatcggccattttaatatttattttgttcaaaaacagTAATGGTATCAAAACGGTTTGctacaaaatataaaaacattcagacggaaattttaaaattcataacAGGTGAAAGAATATACAAATCATAGTGTAATAAAACAGACAAACATTCAATTGTGAAAATGTCTGATCTCTTGTACACCTCTGTGAGTTGCACATAGAAGATCCACCATCAGTCTTTTCTCTCTCAGATTTTCATTACCGTTAGATAGTACACACCCGAACCCTCTCTCATTCATTGTCATCTGCTCATTTAAAAGGCGGATAATATCATCCAAACGGGTTTCAATTCCATCCATACGCGTGTGTATTGCCAGCACTTCGGTAAGGGTATGATTGAGCGTTGCTTCAATGCGCTCACTGCGCTGGTGACCTCGAGATGAACTATTGCTCGAAGCCACTGACACGTTGCCGTCTTCTCCTTCTTCTTCTTGATCTTCTTGGTCTTGTTCTTGTTCATGTGTGTGTTCGTGTGCAGGTTCTTGGTCTTGTTCTACTGGTTCTTCTTGTGATGGATACGGGGTTTGGCCGCCTCTCGTTGGTGCGTCATCTTCGCTTGCCCATGACGCCTGGTCCCAAGCATTTAGCTGTGAATCAGACCATCTTAGTACACTCGCCG contains:
- the LOC125247881 gene encoding uncharacterized protein LOC125247881 isoform X1, encoding MLRGSNIELNAFDSIDFLSDQAFVAETSDNELIQLVTQPGFIDLTQEQGGAERQDQGATPSEIVLRNGTPPITPSSRNNDVVISNADAIDLTSDEDLQGDDYEPPAKKRIIGVVTPMRIHIPSVNDERQTSASVLRWSDSQLNAWDQASWASEDDAPTRGGQTPYPSQEEPVEQDQEPAHEHTHEQEQDQEDQEEEGEDGNVSVASSNSSSRGHQRSERIEATLNHTLTEVLAIHTRMDGIETRLDDIIRLLNEQMTMNERGFGCVLSNGNENLREKRLMVDLLCATHRGVQEIRHFHN